A single region of the Deinococcus radiodurans R1 = ATCC 13939 = DSM 20539 genome encodes:
- a CDS encoding ABC transporter ATP-binding protein, protein MNPDAPLSTDHLRLGYGQSVIVSDMNLSIAGGKVTSIIGPNGCGKSTLLRALARLLPAQNGHIELYGQALHTLPSRAIAQKLAILPQGPSAPEGLSVEELVWFGRHPHQGRFPVQREEDRAAVAWALDQTGMRVFAGRPLDSLSGGQRQRAWIAMSLAQQTDILLLDEPTTYLDPSHQLEVLQLAGRLNRDQGKTVVMVLHDLNQAVRYSDEIIALKGGEVYAQGPADEVLTHELLADVFGLRGHLLTDPDTGKPHVIPYALTRTVFSR, encoded by the coding sequence ATGAATCCAGACGCCCCACTCTCCACCGACCACCTGCGCCTCGGCTACGGTCAAAGCGTCATCGTCTCCGACATGAACCTGAGCATCGCGGGCGGCAAAGTGACCAGCATCATCGGGCCGAACGGCTGCGGCAAATCCACCCTGCTGCGGGCGCTGGCCAGGCTCCTGCCGGCGCAGAACGGCCACATCGAGCTGTACGGGCAGGCCCTGCACACGCTGCCCAGTAGAGCCATTGCCCAGAAGCTCGCCATCTTGCCGCAGGGCCCGAGTGCGCCCGAGGGCCTCAGTGTCGAAGAGCTCGTGTGGTTCGGGCGGCATCCGCACCAGGGCCGCTTTCCGGTGCAGCGGGAAGAAGACCGGGCGGCGGTGGCGTGGGCGCTCGACCAGACGGGCATGCGCGTTTTCGCGGGCCGCCCGCTCGACTCGCTCAGCGGCGGGCAGCGTCAGCGGGCCTGGATCGCCATGAGCCTCGCTCAACAGACGGACATCCTGCTGCTCGACGAACCGACCACCTACCTCGACCCGTCGCACCAGCTCGAAGTCCTGCAACTCGCCGGGCGCCTCAACCGCGACCAGGGCAAGACGGTGGTGATGGTGCTGCACGACCTCAACCAGGCGGTGCGCTACTCCGATGAGATCATCGCCCTGAAGGGCGGCGAGGTGTACGCCCAGGGGCCAGCGGACGAAGTGCTGACGCATGAGCTGCTGGCCGACGTGTTCGGGCTGCGGGGCCACCTGTTGACTGACCCTGACACCGGCAAGCCGCATGTCATTCCGTATGCGCTGACGCGAACAGTTTTCAGCCGCTGA
- a CDS encoding FecCD family ABC transporter permease, whose product MTRPLWLLLGLVALAAAFTASLALGATDLPFTRAVQVLLRPDGSNESLVVQTLRLPRTLVALLAGAGLGVSGLLLQAVTRNPLADPGILGVEAGGAFAALLLVVFFPAAPTWAFVPAAFAGGVVAALAAYSAARSVGVTPLRLALAGVAVASLASAGSRTLQLLWEERVQGALFMLAGSVAGRTWEQMGQVAPPTLLGLFGALLLTPRLNVLALGEDVARSLGADAERDALLVTGLGVLLASVSVSVVGPVGFVGLVIPHLARALMGADHRWSLPLAALLGGAFLALADVGARLFARPAETPVGVLVAAVGAPFFVWLARRVGR is encoded by the coding sequence TTGACCCGACCCCTGTGGCTGCTGCTGGGCCTGGTGGCGCTGGCAGCGGCATTTACTGCTTCTCTGGCGCTGGGGGCCACCGACTTGCCCTTCACGCGAGCGGTGCAGGTCCTGCTGCGTCCCGACGGCTCCAACGAGAGTCTGGTGGTGCAGACCCTGCGGCTGCCGCGCACGCTGGTCGCGCTGCTGGCGGGGGCGGGGCTGGGCGTCTCGGGGCTGCTGCTCCAGGCGGTCACGCGCAACCCGCTCGCTGACCCCGGCATCCTGGGTGTGGAGGCGGGCGGGGCGTTCGCCGCGCTGCTGCTGGTGGTGTTTTTTCCGGCGGCACCGACCTGGGCCTTTGTGCCGGCGGCCTTCGCGGGGGGCGTGGTGGCGGCGCTGGCCGCGTATTCGGCGGCCCGCAGTGTCGGGGTCACGCCATTGCGGCTCGCGCTGGCGGGCGTAGCGGTGGCGAGCCTGGCGAGCGCGGGCAGCCGCACCCTGCAACTGCTGTGGGAGGAACGGGTTCAGGGGGCGCTGTTTATGCTCGCGGGCAGTGTCGCGGGGCGCACCTGGGAACAGATGGGACAGGTGGCCCCGCCGACGCTGCTGGGCCTGTTCGGAGCGCTGCTGCTCACGCCCCGGCTGAACGTGCTGGCCCTCGGTGAGGACGTGGCCCGCAGCCTGGGCGCCGACGCGGAGCGCGACGCGCTGCTGGTCACCGGGCTGGGCGTGCTGCTGGCGTCGGTGTCGGTGAGCGTGGTGGGGCCGGTAGGCTTCGTGGGGCTGGTGATTCCTCATCTGGCGCGCGCGCTGATGGGCGCCGACCACCGCTGGAGCCTGCCGCTCGCCGCACTCTTGGGCGGGGCCTTCCTGGCACTCGCGGACGTCGGGGCCCGCTTGTTTGCCCGCCCCGCCGAAACGCCGGTGGGCGTGTTGGTGGCCGCCGTGGGCGCACCCTTTTTCGTGTGGCTGGCGCGGCGGGTGGGGCGGTGA
- a CDS encoding hemolysin family protein produces the protein MMQNVFLPVVIILALVVLNGLFVAAEFALVGAKRSRLQTLAEGGNGAARWLLGVFDRPTGKDGYIAVAQLGITLASIGLGMYGEPAVARWLYGPFEKWGLSHDTAHTVGFVVALSSITFMHVVFGEMIPKALALQAPEQMSLSVNPLMRVFGLIFRPFVAVLNFLALGLMRLLRIPEPDKSATLYTSKELAIVTEEVADSGQLGDVQRDLIHNIFELEERTAEELMTSRSRMEVLSVRALSQDVATRIAASPRSRYPVFEDNLDHIIGVLHIKDFMRAQASGRVPDLSRLVRPLPSVAATAKAEELLSMFKRERVHAALVADEFGGTLGFVTMDDLIADVMDEEEESDGFWIQENGDGSLTLDGEVTLSELRDDYGLPLGSMDVSTVAGLILAQTGTVPASGVTVHVQGVDLTVEEVSELKITRVRLRRIGDSTPLH, from the coding sequence ATGATGCAGAACGTCTTCTTGCCTGTTGTCATCATCCTGGCGCTCGTCGTTCTCAACGGCCTGTTCGTTGCTGCTGAGTTCGCCCTGGTAGGGGCCAAGCGCAGCCGCTTGCAGACCCTGGCCGAGGGTGGCAACGGCGCGGCCCGCTGGCTGCTGGGGGTCTTCGACCGTCCCACTGGAAAAGACGGCTACATCGCTGTCGCGCAGCTCGGCATCACGCTGGCGAGTATCGGTCTGGGGATGTACGGCGAGCCTGCCGTCGCCAGGTGGCTGTATGGCCCCTTCGAAAAGTGGGGGCTGAGCCACGACACCGCGCATACCGTCGGCTTCGTCGTCGCCCTGAGTTCCATCACATTTATGCATGTCGTCTTTGGGGAGATGATTCCCAAGGCGCTGGCCCTGCAGGCACCCGAGCAGATGAGTCTGAGCGTCAATCCGCTGATGAGGGTATTCGGCCTGATTTTCCGGCCCTTCGTGGCAGTGCTGAACTTCCTGGCCTTGGGGCTGATGCGGCTGCTGCGTATTCCGGAACCGGACAAGTCAGCCACGCTGTACACGTCCAAAGAACTCGCCATCGTGACTGAGGAAGTGGCTGACAGCGGACAGCTGGGCGACGTGCAGCGTGATTTGATTCACAACATCTTCGAGTTGGAAGAACGCACCGCCGAGGAGCTGATGACCTCGCGCAGCCGCATGGAAGTGCTCAGCGTGCGTGCCTTGTCGCAGGACGTGGCGACCCGGATCGCTGCTTCACCCCGCAGCCGTTACCCTGTCTTTGAGGACAACCTCGACCACATCATAGGCGTGCTGCACATCAAAGACTTCATGCGGGCGCAGGCGTCGGGCCGCGTTCCCGACCTGAGCCGCTTGGTGCGTCCGCTGCCCAGTGTGGCCGCCACCGCGAAGGCAGAAGAACTGCTTTCGATGTTCAAGCGCGAGCGGGTCCACGCGGCGCTGGTGGCGGACGAATTCGGCGGCACACTGGGCTTCGTCACAATGGACGACCTGATTGCCGACGTGATGGACGAGGAAGAAGAGAGCGACGGCTTCTGGATTCAGGAAAATGGGGACGGCTCACTGACCCTCGACGGCGAGGTGACCCTCAGCGAACTGCGCGACGATTACGGCTTGCCGCTGGGCAGTATGGATGTCTCCACCGTCGCCGGACTGATTCTGGCGCAGACCGGAACAGTGCCTGCCTCCGGTGTAACGGTACACGTCCAAGGCGTCGACCTGACGGTGGAGGAAGTCTCTGAGCTGAAAATCACGCGGGTACGCCTGCGCCGGATTGGAGACTCAACGCCCCTGCACTGA
- a CDS encoding TetR/AcrR family transcriptional regulator, translated as MGMIAEKIGTSRPTIYTYFHHTEGILQALLDERLAAINPDLESLVVPGQPMDFGALFTVLSNHRQLLLLLSCGGSAELRERREAFDDAMIGGMAGALGSRRLASDALLPLISGLLRGVVYETVVRETPTGDPQEVAEQLNAFLRGGVQAVNGQQPN; from the coding sequence ATGGGCATGATCGCGGAGAAAATTGGCACCTCACGGCCCACCATCTACACCTATTTTCACCACACCGAAGGGATCCTCCAAGCCCTGCTCGACGAGCGTCTGGCCGCCATTAATCCAGACCTCGAGTCACTGGTCGTCCCCGGTCAGCCGATGGATTTCGGTGCCCTGTTCACGGTGCTTAGCAACCACCGGCAACTCCTTTTACTCTTGTCGTGTGGTGGCAGCGCAGAGCTGCGTGAGCGCCGCGAGGCTTTCGACGACGCCATGATTGGCGGCATGGCTGGGGCACTCGGCAGTCGGCGTCTGGCTTCCGACGCCCTGCTGCCACTGATTTCGGGGTTGCTGCGTGGAGTGGTGTACGAGACAGTGGTCCGTGAAACCCCCACGGGCGATCCGCAGGAGGTGGCCGAGCAACTCAATGCCTTTTTACGCGGCGGCGTGCAGGCAGTGAACGGCCAGCAACCGAACTGA
- a CDS encoding hemolysin family protein produces MNALVPLLVILVMVAVNALYVAAEFATVGSRRSRVQEAAEAGNSAAGRLLHILKDPKRLDNYVAACQTGITLSSLVAGSYGQAQLTPLLTPYFGEAGQAVAVLVVLVLITILQVVLGELLPKTVALRYPERLALATLVPMQLSQWLFTPLIALFNGTAFALMKGLKLSADHSHAHIHSPEELEGLYRESAAGGLIDAEERDMLAGVLNVENRIVREIMSARTKLLTVPVNVPVADALRSLAGSPYSRFPVTQGDEIVGVVHLRRLYLAAQRTPLAPVSSVMVSPLIVAEVMSVPDLWTHLRESGRHSALVVNEYGTVIGMVTLEDALEEIFGELQDEFDQEEEPITVSGGRVSVRGDVLLETLNSRLSLKLPTDEVDTVSGLLWLELGRLPLVGDEIVIEPTSLRLRVDAVERRAIRRASFDLPETDLPGGQA; encoded by the coding sequence ATGAACGCCCTGGTGCCTCTTCTCGTCATTCTGGTCATGGTGGCCGTCAATGCCCTCTACGTCGCCGCTGAGTTCGCCACCGTCGGTTCGCGCCGTTCCCGGGTACAGGAAGCTGCCGAAGCGGGCAATAGCGCGGCGGGCCGGCTGCTGCATATCCTCAAAGACCCCAAGCGGCTGGACAATTATGTGGCGGCCTGCCAGACCGGCATTACCCTCTCCAGTTTGGTGGCCGGGTCCTACGGCCAAGCGCAGCTGACCCCGCTGCTCACGCCCTACTTCGGAGAAGCCGGGCAGGCGGTGGCCGTCCTCGTCGTGCTGGTACTCATCACCATCTTGCAGGTCGTGCTGGGTGAGTTGCTGCCCAAGACGGTGGCCCTGCGCTATCCCGAGCGGCTGGCGCTGGCGACCCTGGTGCCGATGCAGCTGAGCCAGTGGCTGTTCACGCCGCTGATTGCGCTGTTCAACGGCACGGCCTTCGCGCTCATGAAGGGCCTGAAACTCAGCGCCGACCACAGCCACGCCCACATCCATTCTCCGGAAGAACTCGAAGGCCTGTACCGCGAGAGTGCGGCGGGCGGGCTGATTGACGCCGAGGAGCGCGACATGCTGGCAGGTGTGCTGAACGTGGAAAACCGGATCGTGCGCGAAATCATGAGCGCCCGGACGAAGCTGCTTACTGTACCAGTGAACGTGCCGGTAGCCGACGCCCTGCGGAGTCTGGCAGGCAGCCCCTACTCCCGCTTCCCGGTCACGCAAGGTGACGAGATCGTGGGCGTGGTTCACCTGCGCCGCTTGTACCTCGCCGCGCAGCGCACCCCGCTGGCCCCGGTGTCGAGCGTGATGGTCTCTCCCCTCATCGTCGCCGAGGTGATGAGTGTCCCCGACCTCTGGACGCATCTGCGCGAGAGTGGCAGACACAGCGCCCTGGTGGTCAACGAGTACGGCACTGTCATCGGCATGGTGACGCTGGAAGACGCCCTGGAAGAAATCTTTGGCGAGCTGCAGGACGAGTTCGACCAGGAGGAAGAACCCATTACCGTGTCCGGCGGGCGGGTGAGCGTGCGCGGTGACGTGCTGCTCGAAACCCTCAACAGCCGTCTCTCTCTGAAGCTGCCCACCGACGAGGTGGACACCGTGAGCGGTCTGCTGTGGCTGGAGCTGGGCCGCCTGCCGCTGGTGGGCGACGAAATCGTGATCGAGCCGACGAGCCTGCGACTGCGCGTGGACGCGGTAGAGCGCCGCGCCATCCGTCGGGCGAGCTTCGACCTGCCTGAAACTGACCTGCCTGGGGGCCAGGCATGA
- a CDS encoding TerC family protein, translated as MIGTLFAWMAQPEAWLAFGTLLLLEIVLGIDNVIFISILSGKLPPEQRDRARTIGLLAAAITRLLLLASIAWVVSLKNELFQVFGLGFSGKDLVLLGGGLFLMYKAVKEMHELLEGPDHQETTPLKAGTASFAAIIAQIMVLDIVFSLDSVITAVGMADDIGVMVWAVIVTVGIMLFAARPIGEFVQKHPTVKMLALSFLLLIGVNLVAEGFHLKIPKGYTYFAMGFAVVVEALNMRVRGHQPVKLHQPEVTGDSSRRE; from the coding sequence GTGATCGGTACCCTCTTCGCCTGGATGGCCCAACCTGAAGCCTGGTTGGCGTTCGGCACCCTGCTGCTGCTGGAGATCGTCCTCGGCATCGACAACGTCATCTTCATCAGCATCCTGTCAGGCAAACTGCCCCCCGAACAGCGTGACCGTGCCCGCACCATCGGCCTGCTCGCTGCCGCCATCACCCGGCTATTGCTCCTGGCCAGTATTGCCTGGGTGGTGAGCCTCAAAAACGAACTGTTTCAGGTCTTTGGGCTGGGCTTTTCCGGAAAAGACCTCGTGCTGCTGGGTGGTGGCCTCTTCCTGATGTACAAAGCCGTCAAGGAAATGCACGAACTGCTTGAAGGGCCTGATCACCAGGAAACCACTCCTCTGAAAGCCGGAACAGCCAGCTTTGCCGCCATCATCGCGCAGATTATGGTGCTGGATATCGTGTTCAGCCTCGACAGCGTGATTACCGCCGTCGGCATGGCCGACGATATTGGCGTGATGGTCTGGGCCGTCATTGTGACTGTCGGAATCATGCTGTTCGCGGCCAGGCCAATTGGCGAGTTCGTGCAGAAGCATCCCACCGTGAAGATGCTGGCGCTGTCGTTCCTCCTGCTGATCGGCGTGAACTTGGTGGCCGAGGGGTTCCACCTCAAGATTCCCAAGGGGTACACCTATTTCGCCATGGGCTTCGCTGTTGTGGTCGAGGCACTAAACATGCGGGTTCGCGGCCATCAGCCCGTCAAGCTTCATCAGCCTGAGGTCACAGGGGATTCAAGTCGGAGAGAGTGA
- a CDS encoding winged helix-turn-helix domain-containing protein, translated as MPGWQPTQYSRAQLEERRLAALEWIERGTHRNREIAQHFGVSVHTVYTWKARLKRNGGLQATVARGASARLSATQHEQLRTFLREGALHHGFPDDTWTTLRVTNLIGRHFDVWYHHDHVRKILRRLGFTPQMPDGRAAERNELRIASWKEQVAPELEKKGR; from the coding sequence ATGCCCGGATGGCAGCCGACCCAGTATTCCCGCGCTCAGCTTGAGGAGCGCCGCTTGGCCGCGCTTGAATGGATTGAACGAGGGACGCATCGAAACCGAGAGATTGCTCAGCACTTCGGCGTGTCGGTACACACCGTGTACACCTGGAAAGCCCGCCTGAAGCGTAACGGTGGCCTTCAGGCCACCGTTGCCCGTGGCGCTTCTGCACGTCTGAGCGCGACGCAACACGAGCAGCTTCGCACCTTCCTGCGGGAGGGCGCCCTGCACCATGGCTTCCCTGATGACACCTGGACGACCCTACGCGTCACCAACCTGATTGGGCGGCACTTTGACGTGTGGTACCACCACGACCACGTGCGGAAGATTCTCAGACGCTTGGGGTTTACGCCCCAGATGCCAGATGGCCGAGCGGCCGAGCGCAACGAACTTCGGATCGCATCCTGGAAAGAACAGGTTGCACCGGAGTTGGAAAAAAAAGGTCGCTGA
- a CDS encoding siderophore-interacting protein, which yields MTARQPLTGDEIRATITHLNDDHAEALLYCVRAFTPQRKAERAELRQLFSDGLEVDCAGQRSFVPFVGEGTLEEQVQATFLEAMKRLGVWPPRRVAHWQLEKNERVGAHFRRLTLALNGDDRSDWRPGDSCRFDVAEGQTPRPYTLRRVGAGRVLVDIYSHESSPGSRWARELRPGETVTARGERHELFPDFAAGETWLLGDETALPTIAALLETWPHHFPLHVLLQVRDAGDRAYLDEVPLPPEARLTWVDHLQDAAGWPGTAPAAVWAAAEVGASLALKKTLKARFPAADVNTIGYWRQAP from the coding sequence GTGACTGCTCGCCAGCCGCTCACCGGCGACGAGATTCGCGCCACCATCACGCACCTCAACGACGACCATGCCGAGGCGCTGCTCTACTGCGTGCGGGCCTTCACGCCGCAGCGGAAGGCGGAGCGGGCCGAGCTGCGCCAGCTGTTCAGCGATGGCCTCGAGGTGGACTGCGCCGGGCAGCGGTCCTTCGTGCCTTTCGTGGGCGAGGGGACGCTGGAAGAGCAGGTGCAGGCGACCTTTCTGGAGGCCATGAAGCGGCTCGGCGTGTGGCCGCCGCGCCGGGTGGCCCACTGGCAACTGGAGAAAAACGAGCGGGTGGGCGCACACTTTCGCCGCCTGACCCTCGCCCTGAACGGTGATGACCGCAGCGACTGGCGCCCCGGCGACAGCTGCCGCTTTGACGTGGCCGAGGGCCAGACGCCGCGTCCCTACACCCTGCGCCGGGTGGGCGCCGGGCGGGTGCTGGTGGACATCTACAGCCACGAAAGCAGTCCCGGCAGTCGCTGGGCCAGGGAGCTGCGGCCCGGTGAGACGGTCACGGCACGTGGCGAGCGGCATGAGCTGTTTCCCGACTTCGCGGCGGGCGAAACCTGGCTGCTCGGCGACGAAACCGCGCTGCCGACCATCGCCGCCCTGCTCGAAACCTGGCCGCACCATTTCCCGCTTCACGTGCTGCTGCAGGTCAGGGACGCAGGCGACCGGGCTTATCTGGATGAGGTTCCGCTGCCCCCAGAAGCCCGCCTGACCTGGGTGGATCACTTGCAAGACGCTGCCGGGTGGCCCGGCACTGCTCCGGCGGCGGTCTGGGCCGCGGCGGAAGTGGGCGCGTCGCTGGCGCTGAAAAAGACCCTGAAAGCCCGCTTTCCGGCGGCTGACGTGAACACCATCGGTTACTGGCGGCAAGCGCCTTGA
- a CDS encoding IS4-like element ISDra7 family transposase, which yields MGLMAILQYVLSAVPLRKTQRNFLTVLLSVFLAVPGRLNALNLSRYAACSESTIRRWLHRSDDGAIPWGALHQATVSTAIESGLISPLCVLAIDASFHRKAGQHTAHLGSFWNGCAARTERGIEQSCCALIDVQHRQALTVDVRQTLTGSEAPTRLEQAADQLDDVLLDLRTVQQLDLAAVVADGNYAKEPIVETVTGHGLPFISRLPRNANLNDLYTGEHPRRRGRKKKFDGKVDFSDLQRFDLVSARPTERVWTQVVWSVQWAREVRAVVIQQIGKKGQVTGYAVLFSTAVTMPAHEVMALYRSRFEIELIFRDAKQFLGGQDVQLRSQQGIEAHWNVVLLTLNLCRLEALRAAGGGQDLVFSLEDMKRRAYNALLAQVILSNLDLSARFEE from the coding sequence ATGGGTCTGATGGCCATCCTACAGTACGTTCTCAGCGCGGTCCCGCTGCGCAAGACGCAGCGGAATTTCCTGACCGTGCTGCTCAGCGTTTTTCTCGCTGTTCCTGGACGGCTGAACGCCCTGAATCTCTCCCGGTATGCAGCCTGCTCGGAGAGTACGATTCGTCGTTGGCTGCACCGAAGTGACGATGGGGCCATTCCGTGGGGCGCGTTACACCAGGCGACTGTCAGTACAGCAATCGAGAGTGGGCTGATCAGCCCACTGTGCGTTCTGGCCATCGACGCCTCTTTTCACCGCAAAGCCGGTCAGCACACCGCACACCTCGGCTCGTTCTGGAATGGCTGTGCCGCGCGGACCGAACGCGGAATCGAGCAATCCTGTTGTGCCCTCATTGATGTCCAGCACCGGCAGGCCTTGACGGTCGATGTCCGTCAGACCCTGACCGGGTCTGAGGCTCCAACTCGTCTGGAACAGGCCGCCGATCAGCTGGATGACGTGCTGCTCGATCTCCGGACTGTTCAACAGCTTGATCTGGCTGCTGTCGTTGCCGACGGGAATTACGCGAAGGAACCCATCGTGGAGACCGTGACGGGTCACGGTCTCCCGTTTATCTCCAGATTGCCTCGCAACGCCAACCTCAACGACCTCTACACCGGTGAGCATCCCAGACGACGGGGGCGAAAGAAGAAGTTCGACGGTAAGGTGGACTTCAGTGACCTGCAGCGCTTCGACCTCGTCTCTGCAAGGCCGACTGAGCGGGTGTGGACGCAGGTGGTCTGGAGCGTGCAGTGGGCGCGGGAAGTGCGCGCAGTCGTCATTCAGCAGATTGGTAAAAAGGGTCAGGTCACCGGCTACGCGGTGCTGTTCAGCACCGCTGTGACCATGCCGGCTCATGAGGTCATGGCGCTGTATCGAAGCCGCTTTGAGATCGAACTGATCTTCCGGGATGCCAAACAGTTCCTGGGGGGCCAGGATGTGCAACTGCGGTCACAGCAGGGCATCGAGGCGCATTGGAACGTGGTGCTGCTGACCCTGAATCTTTGCCGACTGGAGGCCCTGCGAGCGGCAGGTGGCGGGCAGGATCTGGTGTTCAGTCTCGAAGACATGAAACGCAGGGCGTATAACGCCCTGCTGGCCCAGGTCATTTTATCCAATCTGGACCTCTCGGCTCGCTTTGAAGAATGA
- a CDS encoding iron-siderophore ABC transporter substrate-binding protein, translated as MKFQPLFLTLALGAFAATQGHVLAQQAATLTLKHDEGTATVKKNPQRVVAMDEEALGWLAALGVQSRVVGIGSTYFEPQDVQGGKIKANVLKEGFYGRVGLNSPAYIGSWTAPNLEVLTALRPDLIVRLTWDGNQNYDKLSRVAPTVGYKEGGAGFWQKGLRDLAKVFGKQVEAEKVIQQVADVNRANARKLLAAGVFKKYDKVVVVAPFAGGNNWVYSNVRLIPDLRALGFKDGLNTKATTLNVGAQISDEALLGLDRKTLVVLFPPGGKYDGADAFLKTPVGQKLRAQSVVYRPEAFAPYSGPLVSIRNSNEVTRLLLDKVK; from the coding sequence ATGAAGTTTCAGCCCCTTTTTCTGACCCTCGCCCTCGGCGCCTTCGCGGCCACCCAGGGGCACGTCCTGGCGCAGCAGGCAGCCACCCTGACCCTCAAGCACGACGAAGGCACTGCCACTGTCAAGAAAAATCCGCAGCGGGTCGTCGCGATGGACGAGGAGGCGCTGGGCTGGCTGGCTGCGCTGGGCGTGCAAAGCCGCGTGGTGGGGATCGGCTCCACTTACTTTGAGCCGCAGGACGTTCAGGGCGGCAAGATCAAGGCGAATGTCCTCAAAGAGGGCTTTTACGGCCGGGTCGGCCTGAACAGCCCCGCCTACATCGGCAGCTGGACGGCGCCCAATTTGGAAGTCCTCACGGCGCTCAGGCCTGACCTGATCGTGCGCCTGACCTGGGACGGCAACCAGAATTACGACAAGCTCAGCCGGGTGGCGCCCACTGTCGGATACAAAGAAGGCGGCGCGGGCTTCTGGCAAAAAGGCCTGCGCGACCTTGCCAAAGTCTTCGGCAAACAGGTGGAGGCCGAAAAAGTCATCCAGCAGGTGGCCGACGTGAACCGTGCCAACGCCAGGAAGCTGCTGGCGGCGGGTGTGTTCAAGAAATACGACAAGGTGGTCGTGGTCGCTCCCTTCGCGGGCGGCAACAACTGGGTCTACAGCAACGTCCGGCTGATTCCCGATCTGCGGGCGCTCGGTTTCAAAGACGGACTGAACACCAAAGCCACCACCCTGAACGTGGGCGCGCAGATCAGTGACGAGGCGCTGCTCGGCCTCGACAGGAAAACGCTGGTGGTCCTGTTTCCTCCCGGCGGCAAATACGACGGCGCCGACGCCTTTTTGAAGACCCCGGTGGGTCAGAAGTTGCGCGCCCAGAGCGTCGTGTACCGCCCCGAGGCCTTCGCGCCGTATTCCGGGCCGTTGGTCAGTATCCGCAACAGCAACGAAGTGACCCGGCTGCTGCTGGACAAGGTGAAATGA
- a CDS encoding FecCD family ABC transporter permease → MRPSPAARTLSAGILLLLLLAVLSVLALGVGAVRTPPADVLGALRSQGDDLTRQLVLELRLPRVLTAMLTGAMFAASGAILQGVIRNPLASPDLIGVGAGAGLAATLFLLAWPGAPAGGLPWAALTGAWGGFGLVLLLSKEWSGLGPGSLHPVRLALVGVAVAAALGAAQQLVLVRAPDGLGAALSFLTGTVYGADSARVARLLPWAALLLPAALLLSRTLDVLSLGDDLATSLGTRVGAARLLCLSVGVALAGAAVTGAGILGFVGLLAPHLARLLVGGKHIRLLPIAMLLGAALVLAADTLGRSLLPPLEIPAGIFTTLVGAPYFLYLLRKTR, encoded by the coding sequence CTGCGGCCCAGTCCTGCCGCCCGCACCCTGAGTGCCGGGATATTGCTGCTGCTCCTCCTGGCAGTTCTGAGCGTCCTGGCGCTCGGTGTCGGCGCGGTCCGCACGCCCCCTGCCGACGTGCTCGGTGCGCTGCGGAGCCAGGGAGACGACCTCACCCGGCAACTCGTCTTGGAGCTGCGCCTGCCACGCGTCCTGACGGCGATGCTCACAGGCGCGATGTTCGCCGCGAGTGGGGCGATCTTGCAGGGCGTCATCCGCAATCCGCTCGCCTCGCCGGACCTCATCGGGGTAGGTGCGGGCGCGGGCCTTGCGGCGACCCTCTTTTTGCTCGCCTGGCCGGGCGCGCCTGCTGGGGGACTGCCCTGGGCGGCGCTGACGGGGGCGTGGGGCGGCTTCGGGCTGGTGCTGCTGCTCTCAAAAGAATGGAGCGGGCTCGGGCCGGGCTCCCTGCATCCCGTCCGGCTGGCTCTGGTGGGCGTGGCGGTGGCGGCGGCCCTCGGCGCGGCGCAGCAACTCGTGCTGGTGCGGGCGCCAGACGGCCTGGGCGCGGCGCTGAGCTTTCTGACCGGCACGGTCTACGGCGCGGACAGCGCGCGGGTCGCCCGCCTGCTGCCCTGGGCGGCCCTGTTGTTGCCTGCCGCGTTGCTGCTCTCCCGCACGCTCGACGTCCTGAGTCTGGGTGACGACCTCGCCACCTCGCTGGGCACGCGGGTCGGTGCGGCGCGGCTGCTGTGCCTGAGCGTCGGCGTGGCGCTGGCGGGCGCGGCTGTCACGGGAGCAGGCATCCTGGGGTTTGTCGGGCTGCTGGCCCCCCATCTGGCGCGGCTGCTGGTGGGCGGCAAACACATCCGGCTGCTTCCCATTGCCATGCTGCTCGGCGCGGCGCTGGTGCTGGCGGCGGACACGCTGGGGCGGTCGCTGTTGCCGCCGCTGGAAATTCCGGCGGGCATCTTCACGACCCTGGTAGGAGCGCCCTACTTTCTGTACTTGCTGAGGAAGACACGATGA